In Cercospora beticola chromosome 3, complete sequence, the following proteins share a genomic window:
- a CDS encoding uncharacterized protein (antiSMASH:Cluster_12), translated as MPAPANLSADTATTINVGKEAAEHFLLQNGYRNLNHGSFGTYPRAVRTTLRALQDECEGQPDRFIRYTYPQKVDESRQIVADYLNASVDTIVFVPNATTGVNTVLRNLLWQPGDVILYLSTIYGACQKTIEYLAETTPVQGQAVEVTYPISDAALVQAFLSTVSSIKAAGKTPKLAMFDTIVSMPGVRVPFGQLTKLCHEHGILSLIDGAHSIGQIPINLGELNPDFYVSNLHKWLHVPRGCAVFYCPVKNQPLMRSSLPTSHGFVPKVNTALVSPLPPSQKSEFVNNFEFTGTIDTNPYLCVGAALNWRARMAWNGKNGEEAIMAYYIFLARKAGQIVAGILETEVMENSEGTLQNCAFSNVALPLSLQDDAEGTYTVAVAIAQWMSKVLVEEYNTFLAILIHGGRWWVRLSAQVYLDEEDFHWAGKVLQEVCERAKDGEWRGARPGPPVRLAGNQIAS; from the exons ATGCCTGCTCCCGCCAATCTGTCAGCAGACACCGCCACCACAATCAACGTTGGCAAGGAAGCTGCGGAACATTTTCTTCTGCAGAATGGCTATCGCAACCTAAATCACG GCTCGTTCGGGACCTACCCTCGTGCTGTTCGGACAACACTGCGTGCTCTGCAAGACGAATGCGAGGGTCAGCCAGATCGTTTCATTCGCTACACGTATCCTCAGAAGGTTGATGAATCACGGCAAATCGTTGCCGACTACCTCAATGCGTCCGTTGATACTATAGTCTTCGTTCCTAATGCCACCACCGGCGTCAACACCGTCTTGCGGAACCTCCTCTGGCAGCCGGGCGATGTCATCCTGTATTTGTCCACTATCTACGGAGCCTGCCAAAAGACCATCGAGTACCTGGCAGAAACGACGCCTGTTCAAGGTCAAGCTGTGGAAGTGACGTATCCCATTTCCGATGCCGCTCTCGTGCAGGCTTTCTTGAGCACAGTCTCGTCTATTAAGGCTGCGGGCAAGACACCCAAGCTGGCAATGTTTGACACAATCGTCAGCATGCCTGGTGTCCGCGTTCCCTTTGGGCAGCTCACGAAGCTTTGCCACGAGCATGGCATCCTGAGCCTGATTGACGGCGCCCACAGCATTGGACAGATCCCCATCAATCTTGGCGAGCTAAATCCCGACTTCTACGTTTCGAACCTGCACAAATGGCTGCATGTACCGCGCGGCTGTGCTGTCTTCTACTGCCCTGTCAAAAATCAGCCTCTGATGCGATCCAGCCTGCCCACTAGCCACGGATTCGTCCCAAAAGTCAACACCGCCCTTGTAAGCCCGCTGCCGCCCAGCCAAAAGAGCGAATTCGTCAACAATTTCGAATTCACTGGCACAATCGATACTAACCCGTACCTTTGCGTCGGGGCCGCCCTGAACTGGAGGGCAAGGATGGCCTGGAACGGAAAGAATGGCGAAGAGGCTATCATGGCATACTACATTTTCCTAGCGAGGAAAGCTGGCCAGATCGTAGCTGGAATACTGGAAACTGAAGTCATGGAGAACAGCGAGGGCACGCTACAAAATTGCGCTTTCTCAAACGTCGCCCTACCGCTCAGTCTCCAGGACGATGCTGAGGGTACGTACACCGTCGCTGTCGCTATCGCTCAGTGGATGAGCAAGGTATTAGTGGAGGAGTACAATACCTTTCTGGCAATTTTGATTCACGGAGGCAGGTGGTGGGTCAGGCTCTCTGCACAAGTTTAcctggacgaggaggacttTCACTGGGCCGGCAAGGTGTTGCAGGAGGTCTGTGAAAGGGCTAAGGACGGCGAATGGCGCGGTGCTAGACCGGGGCCGCCTGTGAGGCTCGCTGGCAACCAGATAGCTTCTTAG